Below is a window of Georgenia soli DNA.
CGTGAGTCGCGGTCGCTGCACGGCCTGACCCGCACGCTGCTGCACAACCTGGTCATCGGTGTGACCCAGGGCTACTCCAAGGGCCTCGAGATCGTCGGCACCGGTTACCGCGTGCAGGCGAAGGGCTCGGACCTCGAGTTCGCCCTCGGCTTCTCCCACCCCGTGTCGGTGACGGCCCCCGAGGGCATCACCTTCACCGTGGAGGGCCCCACGAAGTTCACCGTCTCCGGCATCGACAAGCAGCTCGTCGGAGAGACCGCGGCGAACATCCGCAAGCTCCGCAAGCCCGAGCCCTACAAGGGCAAGGGCGTGCGCTACGCCGGCGAGCAGGTCCGCCGCAAGGTCGGAAAGGCTGGTAAGTAAGCGATGGCTATCTCCGTCAAGGGCAAGGGCAAGAACGTCGCCCGCACGCGCCGCCACCTGCGGGTGCGCAAGCGCATCAGCGGCACGGCCGAGCGCCCCCGCCTCGTGGTCACGCGCTCCAGCCGCCACATGGTCGCCCAGCTCGTGGACGACACCACCGGCCGCACGCTGGCCTCCGCCTCGACCCTCGAGGCCGACCTGCGCTCCGCCGAGGGCGACAAGGTCGCCAAGGCCCGCCGGGTCGGCGAGCTCGTCGCCGAGCGCGCGAAGAGCGCCGGTGTCGAGGCCGTCGTCTTCGACCGAGGCGGCAACAAGTACCACGGGCGGGTCGCGGCCGTCGCCGACGGCGCCCGCGAGGGTGGTCTGACCCTGTGACCAAGCAGAGCGTACGAGAGCAGAGGAACATCTGATGGCTGCACCGCAGCGAGGCAGGGCCGGCGGCCCGGCCACCGGCTCGGGCGAGAACCGCGAGGGCGGCAACCGCCGCGACGGCGGCCGCCAGGGCGGCGGCCGTCGCGACAGCAACCGTCGCGGGGCCGAGGACAAGAACCAGTACATCGAGCGCGTCGTCACGATCAACCGCGTCGCCAAGGTCGTGAAGGGCGGTCGTCGCTTCAGCTTCACCGCCCTGGTCGTGGTCGGCGACGGCGACGGCACCGTCGGCGTGGGCTACGGCAAGGCCAAGGAGGTGCCCGCGGCGATCGCCAAGGGCGTCGAGGAGGCGAAGAAGAACTTCTTCCGCGTCCCCCGCGTGGCCCGCACCATCCCGCACGCCGTGACGGGCGAGGCCGCTGCCGGCGTCGTCTTCCTGCGCCCGGCCTCCCCGGGTACCGGAGTCATCGCCGGTGGTCCCGTCCGCGCCGTCCTGGACTGCGCCGGGATCCACGACATCCTGAGCAAGTCGCTCGGGTCGTCCAACGCGATCAACATCGTCCACGCCACCGTGGCGGCGCTGAAGGGGCTCGAGCAGCCCGAGGCCGTCGCCGCTCGTCGTGGCCTGCCCCTGGAGCACGTGGCCCCGGCCGCGCTGCTGCGGGCACGGGCCGAGGGCGAGGCCAAGGAGCGCGAGGACAAGGCGGCCGCCGAGGCCGGCGTCGGGGCGGGTGCGTGATGGCTCAGCTCAAGGTGACCCAGACCAAGTCCGTCATCGGCGGCAAGCAGAACCAGCGCGAGACGCTGCGCTCGCTGGGCCTCAGGCGCATCGGCCAGTCGGTCGTGCGTGAGGACAAGCCCGAGGTCCGCGGCATGATCACGACGGTGGCGCACCTCGTCTCCGTCGAGGAGGTCGACTGACCATGGCCGATTCCAAGAACACGCCCGAGACGCCGGCGTCGACCCCCCTGCGGGTCCACCACCTGCGTCCGGCCCCCGGGGCGAAGTCCGCCAAGATCCGCGTCGGTCGCGGTGAGGGCGGCAAGCGCGGCAAGACCGCCGGCCGCGGTACCAAGGGCACCAAGGCCCGGTACCAGGTGCCGGAGCGGTTCGAGGGCGGGCAGATGCCGCTGCACATGCGGCTGCCCAAGCTCCGCGGGTTCAAGAACCCGAACCGCACCGAGTACCAGGTGGTGAACCTGGAGAAGCTCGGCGCGCTCTACCCCGAGGGTGGCACCGTCACCCGCGAGGACCTCGTCGCCAAGGGCGCCGTGCGCGCCGGCCAGCTCGTCAAGGTCCTCGGGACCGGCGAGCTCGGCGTCAAGCTCGAGGTCAGCGTCGACGCGTGGTCCGCGTCGGCGAAGGAGAAGATCGAGGCAGCCGGCGGATCCATCTCCGCCGAGTGAGCCAGGGATGCGGGCGGTCCGGCACAGCCGGGCCGCCCGCATCGTCGTCGTGACGGTGGGGCGTACCGGGGGACCGCCCCACCACCGCGGCGGACGTCGCAGAGCTGCGGCGCAGGCCCGCCCTCGAGCGACGGCGACGCCGCCCGTCGCCGACGACGGCGCCGTCGTCAGGACCACCCTCCCCACCGCCACGTGCGTGTCACCACGAAAGACGCGTGACGTGAACCTGATCCGGGCGCGATAGTCTGACCGACGGCCCGTGCCGCAGAGTCGGGCACGACGTCCCCGGAACGGGCCCCGATCAGCAGGAGGAAGATTGCTCAGCGCATTCGCCCAGGCGTTCCGCACGCCTGACCTACGGCGCAAGCTGCTCTTCACGCTGGGGATCATGGCGATCTTCCGGCTCGGCACGTTCATCCCCGCGCCGGGGGTCTCGTACCCCAACGTCCAGCAGTGCCTCGCCAGCGCGGGCACCGCGGACCTGCTCGGCATGGTGAACCTCTTCAGCGGAGGGGCGCTGCTCCAGCTGAGCGTCTTCGCGCTGGGGATCATGCCGTACATCACCGCCAGCATCATCGTGCAGCTCATGCGCGTCGTCATCCCGCGCTTCGAGGAGCTGCACAAGGAGGGCCAGGCCGGAACGGCCAAGCTCACCCAGTACACCCGCTACCTGACGATCTTCCTGGCGGTGCTGCAGTCGTCCGTCATCGTCACGGTGGCGAACACCTCGCTGTTCCCCGGCTGCCCCGTGATGCCGATCCCCAACGACTCGCCGGTCAACCTGCTGCTGACCATCACCGCGATGACCGCGGGCACCGGCCTGATCATGTGGCTGGGCGAGCTCATCACCGAGCGCGGCGTCGGCAACGGCATGTCGCTGCTGATCTTCACCTCGATCGCGGCGTCCTTCCCCGGCTCCTTCGGCTCGATCCTCCAGAGCAACGGCGGCGTCGCCCGCTTCCTCGTGGTGATCGCGCTGATCCTGCTGATCACGCTCCTCATCGTCTACGTCGAGCAGTCCCAGCGCCGCGTGCCGGTGCAGTACGCCAAGCGCATGGTCGGCCGCCGGATGTACGGCGGCTCGTCCACCTACATCCCGATCAAGATCAACATGGCGAACGTGATCCCGGTGATCTTCGCGTCCTCGCTCCTCGCGCTGCCGACGCTCGCCGCCCAGTTCGCGGACCAGTCCGCCGGCTGGGTGCAGTGGGTCCTCGTCAACGTCGCCAACCCGCAGGCGCCGCTGTACCTGGCGATCTTCGCGCTGCTGATCCTGTTCTTCACGTTCTTCTACACCTCGATCACGTTCAACCCCGAAGAGGTCGCGGACAACATGAAGCGCTACGGCGGCTTCATCCCCGGCATCCGGGCGGGCCGGCCGACGGCCGAGTACCTGCAGTACGTGATCACCCGCATCACCACGGTGGGCGCCATCTACCTGACGCTGGTGGCTCTCATCCCGACCGTCGTCTTCGCCCAGATGGGCATCAACCAGCAGATGATGGCGTTCGGCGGAACCTCGGTCCTCATCGTCGTGGGCGTCGGCCTGCAGACGGTGAAGGAGATCGACTCCCAGCTCCAGCAGCGTCACTACGAAGGGTTCCTGCGATGAGCGCACGACTGGTCCTGCTCGGCCCGCCCGGGGCCGGCAAGGGCACCCAGGCCGCCCGGATCTCCGAGCGCCTGAACGTCCCGGCCATCTCCACCGGCGACATCTTCCGCGCCAACGTCGCCGAGCAGACCGAGCTCGGCAAGCGGGCGCAGCGGTACATGGACGCCGGCGAGTACGTGCCTGACGAGGTCACCAACGCCATGGTGCGCGACCGCCTCGCCCAGACCGACGCCGTCGACGGGTTCCTGCTGGACGGCTACCCCCGCACCGCGGACCAGGTGGCCGAGCTCGACGGCATGCTGGCGACCGCGGGCACACGCCTGGGCGCCGTCGTCGAGCTGACCGCCGACACCGACGAGGTCGTCACCCGCCTGCTCAAGCGCGCCGCCGAGCAGGGCCGCGCGGACGACACCGAGTCTGTGATCCGCCGGCGCCTCGAGGTCTACGCCGAGCAGACCGCCCCGCTCGCGGACCTCTACGCCGAGCGCGGCCTGCTGGTGCAGGTCGACGGCATCGGCGCCCTGGACGAGGTCACGGACCGCATCATGACGGCGCTCGAGCCGAAGCTGGCCTGACCCGACGCCACCCACGCGGCGCGGCCCGGCACGCCAGGGGCCGCGCCGCCGTCGTCCCCGGAAGGAGCGGACGTGTTCGGCCGCGAGAAGATCGAGTACAAGACCCCGGACCAGGTGCGCACCATGCGCAGGGCGGGGCTCGTCGTCGCCGACATCCACGCCGCCCTGCGGGAGGCGGTCGCGCCCGGGATGACGACGGCGGAGCTGGACGCCGTCTCCGCCGACGTGATCGCCCGGGCCGGGGCGACGTCCAACTTCCTCGGCTACTACGGCTACCCGGCGACGGTGTGCATCTCCGTCAACGAGGTCATCGTCCACGGCATCCCGGGCGACCGGGTCATCGCGGAGGGCGACCTCGTCTCCTTCGACTGCGGCGCGATCGTCGACGGTTGGCACGGCGACGCGGCGTTCTCGCTCGTCGTCGGCGAGGGCACGGAGAGCGACCAGGCGCTGGTCGAGGTCACCGAGGAGGCGATGTGGGCGGGGATCGCCGCCCTCGCCACCGGCGACCGGCTCGGGGTGGTGGGGAACGCCGTGGAGACGGTGGTGGAGAGGGCGGCCGAGGAGCGCGGCCTGACCCTGGGGATCGTCCAGGAGTACGTCGGCCACGGCATCGGCTCGGCGATGCACCAGCCGCCCGAGGTGCTCAACTACCGTACCCGCGAGAAGGGGCCGCGGCTGAGGCCGGGGATGTGTCTCGCGGTGGAGCCGATGCTCACCGCCGGCAGCCCGGAGAGCGAGATCCTCGACGACGAGTGGACCGTGGTCACCCTCGACGGCTCCAGAGCGGCGCACTTCGAGCACACCGTCGCCATCGGCGAGAAGGGCATCTGGGTGCTCACCGCACCCGACGGCGGGGCGGAGCAGCTCGCCGCCCGCGGCGTCACCGTCGCGCCGCTGGACTGAGATCCCCCGGGACCGGGGCTGCTCGTGCCGAGGCCTTCCGAGGACCTCCGTCCCACCTCACCGGGGGCGCCGGCAGGCGCTGACGCCCGCTGTGACGGTCCGGGAACGCTCCCGCACGGACGCGGACGGGCTGGAACTAATACCAGGACCGGCTGCGGATAGCAAGAACTGGGAGCGTGAAACCGAGGTGTGTCTCCGCCTTCCTCGGTACCTTGATGATCCGGACGGAGGCCACCCCTGGGCCACCGCCGGTGGTACGAGGGGTGTGGGCCGTGGCGACAGCTCTGCGAGCGACGCGTTCTCGTCCACGTGTGCCCCGCGACCTCGTCGTGGACGACGCGGTCCTCGAGATCCTCGCCGAGCAGGCACCGCTCACGGTGGTGCGCGGTCCCCGCGGGTACGGCAAGTCCGCCACGCTCAACGCCTGGCTCTCCGCCTCGCCGCCCGAGCACCAGGTGGTGCGGGTCGCCCTCTCTCGCGAGGCGAACGACGCCGAGGAGTTCTGGCGCATCCTCGACGGGGAGCTGACCCAGGCCGGCGTGCTGGACGGTGAGCCGGCCGCCGACCACCGAACCCGGGTCGTGCTCGCGCTGGCCCGGCGCTCGGAGCCGCTGACCGTCGTCATCGACGACTACCACCACGCCGGCCGGCTCGAGACCGCGGCGGACATCGACGACGAGCTCGTGGAGCTGGTCCGCCAGAACGACCAGCTCTACCTCGTCGTCGCGAGCCGCACCACGCGGGCCATCGAGACCTCGGGCAGCCTCTCGGTCGACGTCGCCCTGGTCTCCCCGCGCGAGCTGAAGCTGCGCGCCCCCGAGGTGCTGGGGCTCGCCGGCCGGCTCGGTGTCCCGCTCAACGAGCGCGAGGCCGAGCGCCTCGCCACCGGTTTCGCGGGCTGGCCGGCCGCCATCCGTGACGTCCTGGTCCGGTCGCGCGGCGAGGGCGGGAAGATCAACCTCGCGCTGGCCGACGACTACATCGCCAGCATGGTGCGCGACCTTCGTCACGAGCAGGTGCGCACGTTCCTCCTGCGCACCGCCGTCCCCGACTGCTTCGACGCCGAGCTGGCTGAGCTGGTCAGCCCCGGCGACTCCACGCTGACCATCCTGCGCAACGTCCGCGCGGCCGGGCTGCTGGGCGAGGAGATCGTCGGCGAGCGGCGGGTGTACTCCTACGCGCCCATCGTGCGGCAGGCGCTCGTGCGGATGCTCGCGGAGTCGCGCCCGGACGAGCTGCGCGAGGTGCACCGGGCGCTGATGACCCGCTGCCTGCACAAGCGCGACCACGTGGCGGCGCTCGTGCACGCCATCCACGCCGGAGCCTGGACGACGGCGGAGCAGGTGATGGAGGACGAGTGGCACCACCTCGTCACGCAGGAGCCGGCGGTCCTCATGGCGGCGGCGCGGCTGATCCCGCCCGACATCGTCGCCGAGCGCCCGCGCTTCCAGGTCGCCCGGGACGAGGTGGACGGCGCCCTCACGACGGGGCGGCCGGGCCGGGACCTGATCTGGCCCACCGGTGACATCCGTGGACTGACGGCCGAGATCGGCCCGACGGCGCTGCGCAACGGCATGGGCGCCACCACGTTCGCCCTGCTGCAGTGGGGCGTCGCCGCCGTGCTCGCCGGGGACGAGTCCTCGGCGCTGTACGCCTTCGGCCGCGCCCGGACCGTCGCCCAGGAGGCCGGCGAGGGCCCGGCGGCCGTCGCGCTCGCGACGCTGGGTCTGGCGGGCACCCACGCGATCTACGGCGACGTCACCATCGCCGCCTCCTGGCTGAGGGACGAGTCGCTGCGCACCCCCGAGGAGAGGCCCCCGGAGCTGGCCGGGTACGTCGCCTACTGGGAGCGCCTCATCCGTGCCCTCGTCGCCCTCGACCGGCTCGACCCCGACGCCGGCCACCTCGTGGCCGCGATGCTCGAGCGCACGCGGCGTGACGAGATCTGGGGTCTGGAGGTCATGGTCCACGCCGTGAGCGCGGCGGTCTCCGGCGAGCCCGGTGACATCGCGAGGTGGGCCGCCAACGTCCGGGCCGCGCGCCACTACCTCCCGCAGGGGCGGATGGCCGAGATGGTGCTGCGCGCCACCGAGGTCGAGGTCCTCCTGGTGGGCGGGCTGTTCGACGACGCCCGGCACGTGGCCCGCAACCTCCCCGTCAACGCGGTGAGCATGTCCACCCACGCCCGCCTCGCGCTGGCGGGCGGGGAGTACCGGCAGGCGGCCACCCGCGCACGGGAGGCCCTCGAGCACCCGGCCCTCTCCCAGCGCTCGGTCATGGAGTGCCAGCTCGTCCTGGCCGCGGCGCACCACGCGCTGGGGGAGCGGGCGGCCGCTCGCGCCGCCTTCGCCGAGGCGGTGCGCACCGCGTACGCGTCGGGGCAGCGCCGGCCCCTGCTCGTGCTGCGCCACAGCGTGTTCACGGCGCTCGCCGCCGGGGACCAGCGCGTGCTGGGGCTGTGGCCCGAGGTGTACCGGCCCAGCGAGCGTGAGACGGCCGAGGAGCCGCGCGGCGGACTGACGGAGCTGCTCACCCCGCGTGAGCTGGAGGTCCTCCAGGCCCTGCACCAGCACACCGGCGCGGTGCCGATCGCCGAGGTGCTGGGCCTGTCGGTCAACACCGTCAAGTCGCACCTGCGCAGCGTCTACCACAAGCTCGGCGTGACGAACCGCTCCGGCGCCCTGCGCCGCGCGGACGAGCTCGACCGGGCGGGTCCCCCGGGGCACGTCGGGACGGGCTGAGATGAGCGGGCCGTCCCACGGCGCGGAGCAGCACAGGGGGGACGGTCGCGGGCTACCTCGCGTGCCGGCCGCCTTCACACCGTCGCCGGCGGCCGAGCGGGCGCTGCAGAACCTCCCGCCGCTCGTCGTCCTCCAGGCGCCGCGGGGGTACGGGAAGACGACGACGGCGTCCGCCTGGCTGCGCCGGCCCGACCTGCCCGACCACGACCTGGTCTGGGTGGGGCTGCCGCCGCGCGCCGTCGGCCGCGACGAGTTCTGGTCGGAGCTGCACGACGCCGTCGTCCGTGCCGGGTACGACGACCCGGGCCCCGTGCTGGACGGCCGGGGGCTGGGACTGGCCGCGCAGAAGCGGTTCCGCCACCTGGTGATCGTCGTGGACAGCTTCGAGCGGCTGACGGACGAGAGCGTCGACGAGGAGCTCGTCGACCTCGCGCAGCGGCACGAGAACCTCCACCTGGTGCTCCTCACCCGGACCGTCCGCCCGGTGGTCTCCCTCGCCCGCGCGGCCGCGCCCGAGGCGGTGGTCCTCCAGCCGTCCGACTTCGTGCTGACCCCCGACCAGGTCCGCCAGCTGGGGGAGGAGCTGGGCGTGCCCGTCACCGAGAGGGCGGCCGCCGCGCTCTGCACGGGGCTCTCCGGCTGGCCCGGCCTCGTGCGGGTCGCGCTGCTGACCGCGAGCTTCGGCGAGGACGGGGAGCCCGTCGTCGACCTGTTCTCGATCGCCGACTACCTGCGCATCGTCCTGCAGGATCTCTCGGTGGACGGGGTGGACGCCGTGCTGACCTCGCTCGCCGTGCCCGAGTCCTTCACGCCGGAGCTGGCCGAGCAGCTGGTCGGTGCGGAGAACATCGAGCAGATGGAGGGCATCCTCGTCCGGATGCGCCGCGCCGGGCTCCTCGTGACGAAGGGGGAGGGCACGTTCGCGTACCCCGTCATCATCCGGGACGCGGCGAACCTGCTGCTGCGCGAGGACGACCCGGCCCGGTACTGGCGGCTCAACGCCGACGTCGCCCGGCTGTGCCGCGGGGCGGGCCAGTTCCCCGAGGCGCTCGAGCACGCCATGCGCTCGCAGGACGCGGAGCTCGTCGCCGAGGTGGTGGAGGAGTCCTGGCAGGGTCTGCTCGCGGCCGACCGCGGCAAGCTGCGGGACGCGCTCGGCCACCTGCAGCCGGCGGCGCTGGCGGGCAGCCCCACGATGGTGGCGCTGCGCGACCACGTCGCCCCGCCGGAGCTGCCGCGCTGGTTCCTGGAGGCCGTACAGTCCGACCTGCCGGTGATCCAGCCCGGGAGCAGCACGCTGGCCATCGCGCACGACGAGGCCGACGAGCCCGGGGTGTCCGCGGCACTCCTCGAGCTCGCCCACGTCCTGCTCGGCGAGGCCGACACCGTCGGCGCCGCGTACGCCTGCTACGACGCCGTGCGCCGGGCGACCGACGACGACGAGAGGCTTGTGCGCGAGGCGGGCGCCGGCGTCGCGCTGACCACGGCGCTCCTGGGGCAGCTGCAGGGTGCCAGCCACTGGATGGACTGGGTGCTGGAACGCCCTGACCCGCCACCCGGGCCGCTCGAGACCGTGGCCCGCATCGTGGTGCCGGCGTTCCTGCGGCTCGACCGGCTCGATGACGTGGACCTTCCCGAGCGGCCGCCCGACCTGCCCGAGTCGCACCAGTGGCTCGAGACCCTGGTGGTCTACGTCTGGGTGGGCCGGTCCCTCCACCTGGGCAGGCCCGCCGAGGTGCTCGGCGACGTGGAGCAGTACCGCGACCGCAACCGGCACCGGCCCGGGACGTGGCTCGGGCAGTCGCTGCTCTCCGCCGCGCTGATCGACCTGTGCATCGCCACCGACCAGCTCGCCCGCGGCCGGGAGATCGGGAACCTGGCCGGGCCGCGGCGCTTCGAGAGCGGCCTGCTGCGCGCCGCCCTGGCGCGTCTCGCCCTGTACTCCGGCGACGACCAGCTGGCGCTGGACCTGACGCGGGACGCGCCCTCGATCGCGCCCGTGCGGCCGCGGGTGGCGCTCAAGCTCAGCCTCGTGCGGACGGTCGCGGCGCACCGGACCGGCCAGCGCGCGCTCGCGCAGGAGGCGATGCACCTGGCGACGCGCATCGTCGAGCGCACCGGCATGCTCCGGCCTTTCCTGCTGGTGCCGCGCGCGGACCTGGAGAACGTGGCCGCAGGCCTGCCGCAGAGCAAGGCCCTCCTGGAGAAGCTCGACGAGGCCGCCGTCTCCGGGCCGTTCCCGGAGGCGGTCCGCGTCGAACCGCTCAGCGGCCGCGAGATCCACGTGCTCCGCGAGCTGGCCACCGGCCGACCCGTCCCCATCATGGCGCGTCGCCTGTTCGTCTCCGAGAGCACCGTCAAGACCCAGGTGCGGAGCATCTACCGCAAGCTGGGGGTGCACTCCCGCGCCGAGGCGCTGGAGCGTGGGCGCCTCCTCGGGCTTCTCCCGCCGCAGGACTGAGGCACAAGCTTCGTCAGGCGCGCACCCGCACCTGAGCGCTGCCTGGCAGGCGGCTGTACGGAGGGTGAGGAACCGTTTTCACCCTCGCATCCCCTTCCGGTCGCGCTGACAACTTTCGCTCTTCGCGGTGTCCTGGATGTACGGCTTCCGGGCAGCACGGGGAGCCGCGGCCGACGGCGGTGACGCGGCAATGGCGGCGCGTCACCACCGCCGGACTCACCGAGACTGCGGGGTCGCCCACCTTCCCCCGGGATGGGCGGCCCCGCTCTCGTGCGCCTGGGCGCGGCTGCTCGGCCGGCCTTCTCCCCGTGCCTCGACCCACGCAACCTCAGGGTGAGCCGGGCACGCCGCCGGGAGGGTGAGCGCCGGACGGCCGTCCCGCCCGGACGTCACCACCAGCCCACCCTCGGTTGACGCCCGGGGTGTCCGAAAGCCACCCCCTGTCAGTCATCCGGCTCTCGTCCGTAAAGCTCCCTGTGCGGTGACGGCCCCGCTGGTGCGATGGACGCAGTCGAGGTCGACACCGCGGGCCCCTTCCGGGCGCCCGAGAGCCGGCCACCGAGTCCTCCCGGGGAGTGAGCTTCATGCGTCCAGCACCAGGACGACGTCGCACCAGGGCCCTCTCCCGGACGCGCGCCTCCGTGGCCGGGCTGCTGAGCGCGGCGCTCCTGTGCACCGGCAGCGCCGCGGTGGCCGCGGCGGAGACGAGCGATCCCACGACGACGGCCACGGAGACGACGGCGGAGCTGGCAAGTGCGGCCGTCGAGCCCTCCGGCCTCCTCTGCCCGGACGGGACCACGCCCGACGCCGAGGCGCTCGCCGTCGCGACGCCGGAAGAGATCGAGGCGGCGCTCGCGGCCGGTGAACCGATTCCTGGCTGCGACGGGACTGCCGCCGCCGTCGAAGGCGCGCCGGACGCCCCAGCTGACGCCGTCGAGCAGCCGGTGTCGAACGTGGAGCCGGCAACCGGCGAGACCACGGAACCGACGCGTGACTCCACAGACCCCGCTGAGAACGCCCCGGCGGCCGAGACACCCGCGAGCCCCGGTGCCGCCACCCTGGCGGGTGCGCTGGAGATCACCCCCATGGCCGCCGTCGCCTCCGGTGCCGCGCTGCGCGGCGGCTTCGAGGTGGACGGGAACGTCACGCGCGGCGACCTCACGGGCAGCACCGGCGACGACTGGGACAACGTGTCCTTCGACTCCGCGATCGACGGGCTGAAGGACACGACGCAGTTCAGCGGCAACAACACGAAGGAGGACGCCGCGCCCTCCGGCTGGCAGCCCGGCACCGGCACCGCGAGCGACCAGGCCGACATCGACCGGATCTGGGCGCACGACCGCGTGGACGGCGGCACGCAGTGGCTCTATCTGGGCTTCTCCCGGGACACCGGGTCCGGTTCCATCGGCTACTCGCTCGAGCTGAACCAGAGGAGCAACGTCACCAACGGCGGCGGCGTGAGCGTGCCGAACCGTACGGCCGGTGACCTGCGCGTCGGCTTCACCCAGTCCGGGAACGGGCCGCTCTCCCTGGTCGAGGTCGCACGATGGTCCGGCACCGGGACGGCCGGGTCCTGGTCGACCGTGGGGTTCTCGAACGCGGACATCCTCGGGTTCTCCAACGTCGCCAACCTCGCGGCGACGGGGCCGTTCCCGGCCATGGCGACGAGCACGTTCGTCGAGGCTGCTTTCAATCTCTCCCAGCTGGACCAGGCCACGACCTGCACTCGGGCGGGGTTCGTCCAGGCCAACCTGCGCAGCCGACAGTCGCAGTCCATGACGTCGCAGCTCAAGGACTACGCCGTCGTCCCGGTCAGCATCCCGCCGCGGTGCGCCGACCTCACGATCAGGAAGCAGGACGAGGCGGGCGAGCTCCTGACGGGTGCGGAGTTCACCGTCAGTCCCAGCCCCTACGGCGGGACCTCCGACCTCGTGGTGGTCGACGGCGGGGCGAACGACTCCGACGGGACCGCGGACGGCGTCATCTCCCTGCGGACCAGCGTGTTCGGTCAGTACTCGGTGACGGAGACGAAGGCTCCGAAGGGTTACCTCCTCGCGAAACCCAGAAGCCAGAGCTGGACCGCGGCCGCGTACCAGCAGAAGACGCTCACCTTCGTCGACCCGCTCGGGACCGCGAGGTGGACCAAGATCGACGAGACCGGTGCGCCCGTAGCAGGGGCGACCTTCACCCTGGCGCCGACCGGCAGGGACGACGACGCGCTGGACCTGCTGGGTGCGGACTACAGGCTGGTCGTCACCGACAACGGTGCGAACGACACCGATCCGATCGCCGGGAGCCTCAAGGTCGAGGGCCTTTACACCGGCAGGTGGACGCTCACCGAGACGGCCGTGCCCGCGGGCTACGACCCGCAGCGGCTCCCGGCCCCGATCTCCTTCACGATCGGTGACGAGACGCCGAACTCCGGCGCCCGCCCGGCCCACGACCTCGGCCCGCTGGTGAACCACCGGCTTACGACGGTGACGATCGTCAAGACCGTCACGCCGCGGCTGACGCCCGCCGGGGTGCGTCCTCCGGACGAGCCGGGCGCGGGCTG
It encodes the following:
- a CDS encoding LuxR C-terminal-related transcriptional regulator; the protein is MPAAFTPSPAAERALQNLPPLVVLQAPRGYGKTTTASAWLRRPDLPDHDLVWVGLPPRAVGRDEFWSELHDAVVRAGYDDPGPVLDGRGLGLAAQKRFRHLVIVVDSFERLTDESVDEELVDLAQRHENLHLVLLTRTVRPVVSLARAAAPEAVVLQPSDFVLTPDQVRQLGEELGVPVTERAAAALCTGLSGWPGLVRVALLTASFGEDGEPVVDLFSIADYLRIVLQDLSVDGVDAVLTSLAVPESFTPELAEQLVGAENIEQMEGILVRMRRAGLLVTKGEGTFAYPVIIRDAANLLLREDDPARYWRLNADVARLCRGAGQFPEALEHAMRSQDAELVAEVVEESWQGLLAADRGKLRDALGHLQPAALAGSPTMVALRDHVAPPELPRWFLEAVQSDLPVIQPGSSTLAIAHDEADEPGVSAALLELAHVLLGEADTVGAAYACYDAVRRATDDDERLVREAGAGVALTTALLGQLQGASHWMDWVLERPDPPPGPLETVARIVVPAFLRLDRLDDVDLPERPPDLPESHQWLETLVVYVWVGRSLHLGRPAEVLGDVEQYRDRNRHRPGTWLGQSLLSAALIDLCIATDQLARGREIGNLAGPRRFESGLLRAALARLALYSGDDQLALDLTRDAPSIAPVRPRVALKLSLVRTVAAHRTGQRALAQEAMHLATRIVERTGMLRPFLLVPRADLENVAAGLPQSKALLEKLDEAAVSGPFPEAVRVEPLSGREIHVLRELATGRPVPIMARRLFVSESTVKTQVRSIYRKLGVHSRAEALERGRLLGLLPPQD
- a CDS encoding SpaA isopeptide-forming pilin-related protein, with product MRPAPGRRRTRALSRTRASVAGLLSAALLCTGSAAVAAAETSDPTTTATETTAELASAAVEPSGLLCPDGTTPDAEALAVATPEEIEAALAAGEPIPGCDGTAAAVEGAPDAPADAVEQPVSNVEPATGETTEPTRDSTDPAENAPAAETPASPGAATLAGALEITPMAAVASGAALRGGFEVDGNVTRGDLTGSTGDDWDNVSFDSAIDGLKDTTQFSGNNTKEDAAPSGWQPGTGTASDQADIDRIWAHDRVDGGTQWLYLGFSRDTGSGSIGYSLELNQRSNVTNGGGVSVPNRTAGDLRVGFTQSGNGPLSLVEVARWSGTGTAGSWSTVGFSNADILGFSNVANLAATGPFPAMATSTFVEAAFNLSQLDQATTCTRAGFVQANLRSRQSQSMTSQLKDYAVVPVSIPPRCADLTIRKQDEAGELLTGAEFTVSPSPYGGTSDLVVVDGGANDSDGTADGVISLRTSVFGQYSVTETKAPKGYLLAKPRSQSWTAAAYQQKTLTFVDPLGTARWTKIDETGAPVAGATFTLAPTGRDDDALDLLGADYRLVVTDNGANDTDPIAGSLKVEGLYTGRWTLTETAVPAGYDPQRLPAPISFTIGDETPNSGARPAHDLGPLVNHRLTTVTIVKTVTPRLTPAGVRPPDEPGAGWQFHAEAAADVTVQGSGLTGSDGRTVFSLSIPAGRTTVPLTVDEEMKPGFTIAPQDGSNAVCTANGEAVAVTNGDPAADPYGFEVAVPAGSAVTCYVDNRELEAGVDIVKRAWLVPPGQEPTDGAELTSGRYQELVFDPEGMTRPDVVSGTTVWWSYTVENTGELSLDDLVVTDDVVAPMPDDPICTIPRLGAGGSFTCIGNGPVTKQ